The Coregonus clupeaformis isolate EN_2021a chromosome 18, ASM2061545v1, whole genome shotgun sequence genome has a segment encoding these proteins:
- the unc93b1 gene encoding protein unc-93 homolog B1, which produces MAEADTEENVYREAVAEPPIAPPNDDIDIDNLLPDGPQGNIQGQMEEFLGPQPEYDEEEEEKKYYRRKRLGVVKNVLGASVGGMIIYSVYMGLLQMQLILHYDETYREVKYGNLGLEDIDKKMLMGINVTPIIGLLYTPVLIRFLGTKWMMFLASGIYALFVSTNYWERYYTLVPSAVAIGAAIVPLWASLGNYITRMAQQYYEYVNYKEDHVQEQKKLPKGACHRYVIIFQSVFFIIFHLSLVFAEFPQRIFLQQFLSNYNHTLYNVKHCGAESSGMIQGFNRTVLKHLPRSLLLIQVESVLMGAAFLSMIIFLALCGAAYRPTEEIDLRSIGWGNIFQLPFKHLRDYRLRLLIPFFIYSGLDSLFSVTGLTLSYGVCTVGLEWLYLLVMVYGLSCSLFSCLGLSLLRLPRYVSLLGGAVIHGPLLVFLLFWSPAPRSPDQLPYLLVVTALWGMGSALNKTGLSILLGMLYEDKERLDFVYTIYHWWQAIAIFIVYLWTGLIMRAKLSILLVILLVACFCYWTMERRLAKNMPFRLPRIPRPKHKVKGYRYLEEENSDESNTEESDEDEDEEQQEEVIREDVGGDAGSQGSDSTRERRGGARGQRRRRDDDYEQAGEREERAKEG; this is translated from the exons ATGGCGGAGGCCGACACGGAAGAGAACGTGTACAGGGAGGCTGTGGCCGAGCCGCCGATCGCGCCCCCTAATGACGACATTGACATTGACAACCTGTTACCCGACGGTCCTCAGGGGAATATCCAAGGACAG ATGGAGGAGTTCCTGGGCCCCCAGCCGGAGTacgatgaggaagaggaggagaagaagtaCTACAGGAGGAAGAGGCTGGGCGTGGTGAAGAATGTCCTTGGTGCCAGCGTCGGGGGCATGATCATATACAGCGTCTACATGG gccTGTTGCAGATGCAGCTGATCCTCCACTATGATGAGACGTACAGGGAGGTGAAGTATGGTAACCTGGGTCTGGAGGACATCGACAAGAAGATGCTGATGGGGATCAACGTTACACCCATCATAGGCCTGTTATACACCCCTGTACTCATCAG gtTTCTGGGCACCAAGTGGATGATGTTTCTGGCCAGTGGAATTTACGCTCTCTTCGTCTCAACCAATTACTGGGAGCGATACTACACCCTGGTACCATCGGCCGTGGCCATTGGTGCAGCCATTGTCCCACTGTGGGCGTCATTAGGGAACTACATCACAAG GATGGCACAACAGTACTATGAGTATGTCAACTATAAGGAGGATCACGTCCAGGAACAGAAGAAACTACCCAAGGGGGCGTGTCATCGCTACGTCATTATCTTCCAATCCGTGTTCTTCATCATCTTCCAT ctCAGCCTGGTGTTTGCAGAGTTCCCCCAGCGCATCTTCCTCCAGCAGTTCCTTAGCAACTACAACCACACACTGTACAACGTTAAACACTGTG GTGCGGAGAGCAGTGGTATGATCCAGGGTTTCAACAGGACcgtcctgaagcacctcccacgcTCTCTGCTGCTCATCCAGGTGGAGAGTGTTCTCATGGGGGCCGCCTTTCTCTCTATGATCAtc TTCCTGGCGCTGTGCGGGGCTGCGTACCGCCCTACAGAGGAGATAGATCTGAGGAGTATCGGCTGGGGGAACATCTTCCAGTTACCCTTTAAACACCTGAGAGACTACAGACTGAGACTCCTCATTCCGTTCTTCATCTACAGTGGACTGGACTCACTCTTCTCTGTCACCGGACTCACTCTG tcctATGGTGTGTGTACAGTGGGTCTGGAGTGGCTGTATCTCCTGGTGATGGTCTATGGTCTGTCCTGTTCCCTGTTCTCCTGCCTGGGCCTGTCCCTCCTCAGACTGCCACGCTACGTCTCTCTGCTAGGGGGCGCTGTGATCCATGGTCCTCTGCTGGTGTTCCTGCTGTTCTGGTCCCCGGCTCCACGCTCACCTGATCAACTGCCTTACCTGCTGGTGGTGACCGCCCTCTGGGGAATGGGGTCTGCATTGAATAAGACTGGACTCAGCA tcCTCCTGGGTATGTTGTATGAGGATAAAGAGAGACTGGACTTTGTCTACACCATCTACCACTGGTGGCAGGCTATCGCCATCTTCATAGTCTACCTGTGGACTGGACTCATCATGAGG GCCAAACTCTCCATCCTATTGGTCATCCTTCTAGTGGCGTGCTTCTGCTATTGGACGATGGAGCGACGCCTGGCCAAGAACATGCCTTTCAGACTGCCTCGCATTCCCCGCCCCAAACACAAG GTCAAAGGTTATCGTTACCTGGAGGAGGAAAACTCAGACGAGTCGAACACAgaggagagtgatgaggatgaggatgaagaGCAGCAGGAGGAGGTGATCAGGGAGGACGTCGGCGGAGACGCAGGGTCGCAGGGCTCTGATTCCaccagggagaggaggggaggggccaGGGGTCAGCGCAGGAGGCGAGACGATGATTACGAGCAagcgggggagagggaggagagagcgaaggagggatag